From the genome of Methanoregula boonei 6A8:
ATTCCCGAAGGAGATGTGAACACCGGTGAAAAAATTGTCCGGAACCGGGAAGAGTGCCCCGAACCATACTGTAAAACAAGGTGAAATGTTGCCAACTACACCAGATATCAACCGGAAGGAGACAGAAACAGAGATAGATGAGACAGCGGACGGAAGATGGATCCTGCGGTTGTACGTTGCAGGGCAGACACAAAATTCCCTGACCGCTTTTGAAAATCTCAAGAAGATCTGCGAGGATTATCTCGGAGGCAAGTATACGATCGAGGTCATCGATCTCATAAAAGATCCGCAGCTCGCAAAGGATCACCAGATTATCGCCGTTCCCACCCTTATCCGGAAGCTCCCGGTCCCGGTCAAGAAAATCATCGGGAACCTCTCCAACACCGAAAAAGTTCTTGTCGGTCTGGACCTTCGGAAGGTGAGATAACGTGAAGGCCGCCCCAAAGAAGAAGGCACAAGCAGATGTCACCGCCGAATACGAGACAGCACTTGAGAAGCGGAAGGACAATTATTACGTGCTCCGGCTCTATGTAGCAGGCAACAACCCCCGGTCACAGGCCGCAGTCGAGAACGTGAAGAAACTCTGCGATGAGTACCTGAACGGGAGATACGAACTCGAAGTGGTCGATATCTACCTTGACCGGACAAAGAATCCTATTGACCTCGTGCTTGCAGCGCCGACCCTGATCAAGAAACTGCCGCTCCCCCTGCGAAGAATCATAGGAGACATGACCCGTAAGGAAAGAGTACTTATTGGCCTTGACCTTGTACCGCGAACGTAGAACAATCCCTGCATGACAAAAACACTCCCGGTGACAAGCATGAAACAGGAAGACGCGGACCTTAAAAAAGAGGTCGGGAAACTGCGTGAGAAGGTTCGCGAACTCGAGGAAACACTCGATGCCATCCGTTCCGGCGAAGTAGATGCCATCGTTGTCTCGAAAGACGATGTCCAGCAGGTCTACACACTCAAAGGGGCCGATCACCCGTACCAATCGCTTGTAGAAAATATCAGAGAAGGAGTACTCACCCTCTCCCGGACCGGGATGATCCTGTACGCGAACAAGCAGTTTGCCGAAATGGTGAAGTTGCCCCCGGACAAGATACCCGGTACCTCCATTCTCGATCATATCTGCCCGGAATACCACGTCGTGGTAAAAACGGCGTTAAAAGGGATAGTGAAGAAAACATACCGGATCAATATCCGGATCCGGCAGGAGACGGGATTCCTCCCGGCCCTCATCTCCATGAACCCGCTCTCCTCCGACAAGGACACGAAAGTCAGCGTTGTCGTTGCCGACCGGAGAGAAGACGAAGAAAAAATCTGGCTGCAGGCAAGGATGCTTGACGCGGTCGGGGAGGCAGTCATCGCGACCGACACTGACCAGAGGATCATCTACTGGAACGCTGCTGCGACAAAGACCTACGGGTGGACGGCAAAGGAGGCGATAGGGCGTGCACTCGCGGGTGTAGCAGCACCCGAGATCCCGAAGGAGGAGACGGAGAGGATAGTGGCACAGCTTGCAAATGGAGATACCTGGAACGGGGAATATTTCGTACGTCACTATGACGGTCACGTATTTCCCATCTACGCCACCAATGCCCCGGTCTTCGATAACAGCAGGAAGCTCATCGCGGTTATCCGGACAAGCCACGATATCAGCGAACAGAAACAAAGGGATGCTGCATTGCGGGACAACGGGCAGAGCCTTCTCCGGGCTCATGTGTTGCTGGAGGCCGTAACAAAGGGAACAAGTGTGCTCATCGCGGCCCAGGACCAGGACTTCCGCTATATCTTCTTTAACCAGACGTATAAGGAAGAGATTAGGCGAATCACCGGCAAGGACCTCACCTTAGGGGCCAGTATGATTGAATTGTTTGCAGAGATTCCAGAAGAGCAGAAGAGGACCGTAAATGAATGGAGCAAGGTACTGCACGGAGAGAAAGTAAACGAGACGATAAAATTCGCTGATCCCGGTGGTGAGAACATCAGGATCTACAATGTACTCCACACTCCCCTCCGGGATAATAATGGCAGTATCGTGGCAGCCGGGGAAGTTGCATATGATGTAACGGAGCAGAAACAGGTTGAGGAGACCCTTCGTGAAACAAAGGAATATCTTGATAATCTGTTTAACCATGCCAATGCCCCCATTATCGTCTGGGATCCGCAATTCCGCATCACCCGGTTCAACCAGGCGTTTGAGCATCTGACAGGCAGGAAAGCAAAGGAAGTCATCGGACTGCCGGTGTATACGCTCTTACCGGGGAAATGCCAGGCTGAGTCAATGGATCTCATCATGAAAACCACTCTTGACGGGGAACAGTGGATAAGCACGGAAATACCCATTCTCCACAAGAAGGGAGATATCAGGACAGTACTCTGGAACTCTGCCTCAATTTTTGGATCTGACGGGAAAACAATTATATCGACGATTGCCCAGGGGCAGGACATCACCGACAGAAAAAGGATAGAGGCCGAGGACAGGTTGCGGGCTGTAGGGTATGCAAAAATAAACGAGACTCTCAATGAGGAGATCAGGCAGCGAAAGTCAGCCGATACAATGCTTAAAAAAACCCTGTCGCTCCTCCATGCATCTCTTGAATCGACCGCAGACGCGATCTATGTGGTCGACCTTGAGGGTAAGATCTCCAGTTATAACGGGAATTTTATGACCCTGTGGGATATCCCTCCGGCAGTGCTGGCATCGGGGCAAAATGAGACGGTGATACAGCATATCCTGCCGCAACTCACATACCCTGAAGAGTTTTCAGCCAGCCTCAAAGAGATCCGGTCCCGCACGGCATGTGAAAGATTTGACGTGATCGAATGTAAAAACGGGAAAATCATTGAACACTATTCAAAACCCCAGAAAATCGGGCATCGTGTGGTCGGCAGGGTCTGGAGTTTCCGGGACATTACCGATCGCAGGCATGCAGAGGAGAAACTTATAGCATCTCTCGCGGAAAAGGAAGTGCTGCTTCGAGAGATTCACCATCGGGTCAAGAATAATCTCCAGCTGATCTCCAGCCTGCTTGATATGACCCGGATGAACACCCATGATGAACCGGCCAACAGCATTCTGACCGATATGATGCTCAAAATCCAGACCATGGCGCAGATCCATGCAAGGCTGTGTCAGAGTAAACAGTTCGGAAAGATCAGTTTAATCACCCAGATACAGGACCAGGTAGCCTTATTTTCAGGTATTTATTCCCATAATGGACGCGAGATCAGCTGTGAGATTCATTCTAACGAAGTAGTTCTTCCGTTGGACCTAGCTGTCCCCTGCGGGCTTGCCATGAATGAGATCCTTTCGAACGCGTATAAACATGCCTTCAACGGGCAAAAAAACTGCACAATCCGTATTTCTGTATCACAGGAGAACGGCCACATACAAATCACAATCCGTGACAATGGGACGGGGATCCCCGCTTACATTGATTTTGATCGCACCGGCAGTCTTGGGATCTCACTTATCAGGACACTGGTGCAGCACCAGTTGAAGGGAACGGTTACGCATAAAATCCAGGATGGTACTGAAATCAGCATAAAGTTTCCTGCTTTGACAGAGGGGGGGAATAACGTATGGTGAAAATACTTGTTGTAGATGATGAAGCAATCATAATGATGCAGCTGGAAAAAAGGCTGACCGCGATGGGATATATCATTGCAGGTATGGCGTCTTCCGGTGAAGAGGCAGTCGCCAAGGCCCGGAATATACGGCCTGATCTTGTGCTGATGGATATCGTGATGCCGGGAAATATGAATGGCATTGAAGCAGCAGGGGTCATGAGGGGGGAACTGAATATTCCGGTTATTTTTATCACCGCGTACGCTGACGATGCCATTATTGAAGCAGCAAAAAGTGTCCGCCCCTATGGCTATATTGTCAAACCCTTCAATGAGCTGGGAATCAAGGCAGCCATTGAAATGGCAATGTTCCGAAGAGGAATAGAACATGAGGAGCAGAAATCGGGAAAATCTGCACCGGAAAAAATTGTGACGGGTGCAGACGGCGGCACGCTGGTACAAAATGATCTTTCCTATCATGACCTGCCGGAAATAAAGACCATACTTTTAACCGATATCTTCACGGACCTCGTTATCTTCCTCTACACGGATCAAATCATAAAAGAACCAATATTCAAATTTGCGCTGGAAGAGGGCCTTAAAAAGGGAGGACGCAACCTGTTTGCCTATTCCCATTCAACACTCCAGAAATATTTCCCAAAAGAGATCCTCAAAAAGGAGCTGTACACCTACCGGATAAAAAGAAATGAAGTTTCCGCCCTGCTGCCCGTCATTGATAAGTGCACTGAATCCCTGCTCTATCCGGGTTCAACCGATTCATTGCAAATCCTGCTGGACTTTTCTGAAAGCGATGAGTTCGATGATATCCTTGCCATAAAGGATCTGCTCCTTTCAAAAAAGGAGAGACATACCCCGGTATCCGGGATC
Proteins encoded in this window:
- a CDS encoding circadian clock KaiB family protein — encoded protein: MLPTTPDINRKETETEIDETADGRWILRLYVAGQTQNSLTAFENLKKICEDYLGGKYTIEVIDLIKDPQLAKDHQIIAVPTLIRKLPVPVKKIIGNLSNTEKVLVGLDLRKVR
- a CDS encoding circadian clock KaiB family protein; amino-acid sequence: MKAAPKKKAQADVTAEYETALEKRKDNYYVLRLYVAGNNPRSQAAVENVKKLCDEYLNGRYELEVVDIYLDRTKNPIDLVLAAPTLIKKLPLPLRRIIGDMTRKERVLIGLDLVPRT
- a CDS encoding PAS domain S-box protein; protein product: MKQEDADLKKEVGKLREKVRELEETLDAIRSGEVDAIVVSKDDVQQVYTLKGADHPYQSLVENIREGVLTLSRTGMILYANKQFAEMVKLPPDKIPGTSILDHICPEYHVVVKTALKGIVKKTYRINIRIRQETGFLPALISMNPLSSDKDTKVSVVVADRREDEEKIWLQARMLDAVGEAVIATDTDQRIIYWNAAATKTYGWTAKEAIGRALAGVAAPEIPKEETERIVAQLANGDTWNGEYFVRHYDGHVFPIYATNAPVFDNSRKLIAVIRTSHDISEQKQRDAALRDNGQSLLRAHVLLEAVTKGTSVLIAAQDQDFRYIFFNQTYKEEIRRITGKDLTLGASMIELFAEIPEEQKRTVNEWSKVLHGEKVNETIKFADPGGENIRIYNVLHTPLRDNNGSIVAAGEVAYDVTEQKQVEETLRETKEYLDNLFNHANAPIIVWDPQFRITRFNQAFEHLTGRKAKEVIGLPVYTLLPGKCQAESMDLIMKTTLDGEQWISTEIPILHKKGDIRTVLWNSASIFGSDGKTIISTIAQGQDITDRKRIEAEDRLRAVGYAKINETLNEEIRQRKSADTMLKKTLSLLHASLESTADAIYVVDLEGKISSYNGNFMTLWDIPPAVLASGQNETVIQHILPQLTYPEEFSASLKEIRSRTACERFDVIECKNGKIIEHYSKPQKIGHRVVGRVWSFRDITDRRHAEEKLIASLAEKEVLLREIHHRVKNNLQLISSLLDMTRMNTHDEPANSILTDMMLKIQTMAQIHARLCQSKQFGKISLITQIQDQVALFSGIYSHNGREISCEIHSNEVVLPLDLAVPCGLAMNEILSNAYKHAFNGQKNCTIRISVSQENGHIQITIRDNGTGIPAYIDFDRTGSLGISLIRTLVQHQLKGTVTHKIQDGTEISIKFPALTEGGNNVW
- a CDS encoding response regulator; translation: MVKILVVDDEAIIMMQLEKRLTAMGYIIAGMASSGEEAVAKARNIRPDLVLMDIVMPGNMNGIEAAGVMRGELNIPVIFITAYADDAIIEAAKSVRPYGYIVKPFNELGIKAAIEMAMFRRGIEHEEQKSGKSAPEKIVTGADGGTLVQNDLSYHDLPEIKTILLTDIFTDLVIFLYTDQIIKEPIFKFALEEGLKKGGRNLFAYSHSTLQKYFPKEILKKELYTYRIKRNEVSALLPVIDKCTESLLYPGSTDSLQILLDFSESDEFDDILAIKDLLLSKKERHTPVSGIIAMNIGKIDHTLIQSLARGIPKIIVSTGKETSLSFAHHSFPAESISVVPQSTIDDVVKKSLEPVVLSLLDKPISGYDIVHEIHSRYNVLIPHARIYTILHDLQEKGDLEIITSGKSKLYSLTVNGKKNIDQKLNDFQQVFQHIISDKRGLTADKKDKKI